In Bacteroidia bacterium, a genomic segment contains:
- the ligA gene encoding NAD-dependent DNA ligase LigA codes for MKKEEAKKRIDLLREALKKHNEQYYILNQPTISDFEYDILMNDLVQLEKLFPEFIDSSSPSQKVGSDKVKGFEQFTHEYPMLSLGNTYSKEELQAFFTRTEKLIGFFPEYVCELKFDGASISLIYENGILTKALTRGDGTIGDNVISNVNTIKSIPKNININNVPNKFVIRGEVIMTRDVFNRLNNEKETAGEQAFANPRNAAAGTLKTLDSSIVANRQLECFLYFLLGENIPFESHFKNLQIAKSWGFNVPEYIKLCSSEVEIFDFIKYWETERHNLKFDIDGIVIKVNSVAQQEELGFTAKSPRWAIAYKFQAEQVKTKLLSIAFQVGRTGIITPVANLEPVLLAGTTVKRATLHNADQIEMLDIRIGDTVLVEKGGEIIPKIISVDTNLRNENSTVFNFIEYCPECNSKLVRNENEAGHFCPNENCPPQVKGKIEHFISRKAMNIDGLGEETVDLLYQNGLIKSVADIYKLQKEQILKLERFAEKSADNMLTGIEKSKEIPFQKVLFALGIRFVGETVARKLAIHFKNIDAIISSTSEDLLAVDEVGDKIASSVISYFQNPENIILINELKNAGIQFSENLENQIIYPALLKEKSIVVTGSFPKPFDRKKLEELVLNYGGKLVKSVSKSTTFIVAGEKPGPDKIEKAEKLNVQIISVTEFLKLIELD; via the coding sequence ATGAAAAAAGAAGAAGCAAAAAAGCGCATTGATTTATTAAGAGAAGCATTAAAAAAGCATAACGAACAATATTATATTCTTAATCAACCTACAATTTCTGATTTTGAATATGATATTTTAATGAATGATCTTGTTCAGTTAGAAAAACTTTTCCCGGAATTCATAGACTCATCATCTCCTAGTCAAAAAGTTGGAAGCGACAAAGTAAAGGGTTTTGAACAATTTACTCATGAATATCCAATGTTATCATTAGGAAACACATATTCAAAAGAAGAATTACAAGCTTTTTTTACAAGAACTGAAAAACTAATTGGCTTTTTTCCTGAATATGTTTGCGAACTAAAATTTGACGGGGCATCAATAAGTTTAATTTACGAAAACGGAATACTAACTAAAGCATTAACACGTGGCGATGGAACAATTGGTGACAATGTAATATCAAATGTAAATACGATTAAATCAATACCAAAAAATATAAATATTAACAACGTACCTAATAAATTTGTAATTCGAGGCGAAGTAATAATGACTCGTGATGTTTTTAACAGATTAAACAACGAAAAAGAAACAGCAGGTGAACAGGCTTTTGCAAATCCGCGAAATGCAGCAGCTGGAACATTAAAAACATTAGATTCATCAATAGTTGCAAACAGGCAACTTGAATGTTTTTTATACTTCTTATTAGGCGAAAACATTCCTTTTGAAAGTCATTTTAAAAATTTACAAATTGCAAAATCATGGGGATTTAATGTTCCTGAGTATATTAAATTATGTAGTTCTGAAGTTGAAATTTTCGATTTCATAAAGTATTGGGAAACTGAAAGGCATAACCTAAAATTTGATATTGATGGAATTGTTATAAAAGTAAATTCAGTTGCTCAGCAAGAAGAATTAGGTTTTACTGCAAAAAGTCCACGTTGGGCTATTGCTTATAAATTTCAGGCAGAACAGGTAAAAACAAAATTACTTTCTATTGCTTTTCAGGTAGGAAGAACAGGAATTATTACACCTGTTGCTAATCTTGAACCTGTGTTGTTAGCCGGAACTACCGTTAAACGTGCAACATTACACAATGCCGATCAGATTGAAATGCTTGATATTCGCATTGGAGATACTGTGTTAGTTGAAAAAGGCGGAGAAATTATTCCAAAAATTATTTCTGTTGACACAAACCTACGTAATGAAAATTCTACAGTTTTTAATTTTATAGAGTACTGTCCAGAATGCAACTCAAAGCTAGTACGCAATGAAAATGAAGCCGGTCATTTTTGTCCTAATGAAAATTGTCCGCCTCAGGTAAAAGGAAAAATAGAACACTTCATATCCCGCAAAGCAATGAATATTGACGGACTTGGAGAAGAAACCGTTGACTTGCTTTATCAAAATGGATTAATAAAATCTGTTGCCGACATTTATAAATTACAAAAAGAACAGATTTTAAAACTTGAAAGATTTGCAGAAAAATCTGCAGATAACATGTTGACAGGAATTGAAAAATCAAAAGAAATTCCTTTTCAGAAAGTGTTATTTGCTCTTGGAATCAGGTTTGTTGGCGAAACTGTAGCACGAAAATTAGCAATCCATTTCAAAAACATTGATGCGATAATTAGTAGTACTTCTGAAGATTTGTTAGCAGTTGATGAAGTAGGCGATAAAATTGCATCAAGTGTTATTTCATACTTTCAGAATCCAGAAAATATCATTTTAATAAATGAACTAAAAAATGCTGGTATTCAATTTTCTGAAAATCTGGAAAATCAGATTATATACCCTGCCCTTCTTAAAGAAAAAAGCATTGTAGTTACCGGTAGTTTTCCAAAACCATTTGATAGAAAAAAACTTGAAGAACTTGTATTAAATTATGGTGGAAAACTTGTAAAGTCAGTATCCAAAAGTACTACATTTATTGTTGCAGGAGAAAAACCTGGACCAGATAAAATAGAAAAAGCTGAGAAATTAAATGTTCAGATTATTTCAGTTACTGAATTTTTAAAACTAATAGAATTGGATTAA
- a CDS encoding iron hydrogenase small subunit has protein sequence MANNIKLTIDGHQVTVEQGTSILDAAKKINIKIPTLCHHEDLCVAGNCRICVVEQVGKQTLTASCATPADNGMVILTSSPKIRRARKDIMALLVSEHNTQCTTCYRSTNCELQILSAEYNVDNSIYMSVLKENDCKIDKASWSVEKDNSKCIRCQRCVRTCADIQHVNALAVTERGKDMKISTFMHLPMNEIVCTNCGQCITHCPTGALTERRYYDEIWAAIDDPEKHVIINTAPAVRVALGEMLGYPVGTRVTGKMVTALKKMGFNSVLDTDFTADLTIMEEGTELLGRLKDALVHKKPVSLPMITSCSPGWIKFIEHMYPEHLGHLSSCKSPQQMFGALAKTYYAEKKGIDPSKIVSVAGMPCAAKKFEANRPEMRDSGYQDVDAGLTTRELGYMIKQSGLNFQDLEEDSFDKIMGESTGAAVIFGATGGVMEAALRTAYFLITGRNVPFEHLNILPVRGLEGIKAASIKFENCLPEYSFLEGVEAKVAIAHGLTNARLIMDQIVAGTSPYHFIEVMACPGGCIGGGGQPIPTTNEIRQKRIDAIYAEDMGKPIRMSHENPEVAQIYAEYLKVPLGEKSHHLLHTKYRKRNRY, from the coding sequence ATGGCTAATAATATAAAATTAACAATAGACGGACATCAGGTAACTGTAGAACAGGGAACCTCTATTTTAGATGCCGCAAAAAAAATCAATATTAAAATTCCAACACTTTGCCATCACGAAGATCTTTGTGTGGCTGGTAATTGTAGAATCTGTGTTGTAGAACAAGTAGGAAAACAAACTTTAACAGCTTCATGTGCAACTCCTGCTGATAACGGAATGGTAATTTTAACTTCATCTCCAAAAATCAGAAGAGCAAGAAAAGATATTATGGCTCTTTTAGTTTCTGAGCATAATACTCAATGTACAACTTGTTATAGAAGTACAAACTGCGAATTGCAAATTTTATCTGCAGAATATAATGTAGATAACTCAATTTACATGAGTGTTCTTAAGGAAAATGATTGTAAAATTGACAAAGCATCATGGTCTGTTGAAAAAGATAACAGTAAATGTATTCGTTGTCAGCGTTGTGTTAGAACATGCGCCGATATTCAACATGTAAATGCTCTTGCTGTAACTGAAAGAGGAAAAGATATGAAAATTTCTACTTTCATGCATTTACCTATGAACGAAATAGTATGTACAAACTGCGGACAGTGTATAACACATTGCCCAACAGGTGCATTAACTGAAAGAAGATACTATGATGAAATCTGGGCTGCAATTGATGATCCGGAAAAACATGTAATTATAAATACAGCTCCTGCTGTACGTGTTGCTTTGGGTGAAATGTTAGGATATCCGGTTGGAACAAGAGTAACTGGTAAAATGGTTACTGCTTTAAAGAAAATGGGATTCAATTCAGTATTGGATACCGATTTTACTGCCGACTTAACTATTATGGAAGAAGGAACAGAATTATTAGGTAGATTAAAAGATGCTTTGGTTCATAAAAAACCAGTATCACTTCCTATGATAACATCATGCTCACCAGGTTGGATTAAATTTATTGAGCATATGTATCCTGAGCATTTAGGACATCTTTCTTCATGTAAATCACCACAACAAATGTTCGGTGCATTAGCAAAAACTTATTATGCTGAGAAAAAAGGTATAGATCCTTCAAAAATTGTTAGCGTTGCAGGTATGCCTTGTGCTGCTAAGAAATTTGAAGCTAACAGACCTGAGATGAGAGATAGTGGTTATCAGGATGTAGATGCAGGATTAACAACCCGCGAACTTGGTTATATGATTAAACAATCAGGTTTAAACTTCCAGGATTTAGAAGAAGATTCATTTGATAAAATTATGGGTGAATCAACTGGTGCTGCTGTAATTTTCGGAGCTACCGGTGGTGTTATGGAAGCTGCATTAAGAACTGCTTATTTCCTAATAACAGGAAGAAATGTTCCATTTGAACATTTAAATATTCTTCCGGTTCGTGGTTTGGAAGGAATTAAAGCTGCAAGTATTAAGTTTGAAAATTGTTTACCAGAATATTCTTTCTTGGAAGGTGTTGAAGCTAAAGTTGCAATAGCACACGGTTTAACAAATGCTCGTTTAATAATGGATCAGATTGTTGCCGGAACTTCTCCATATCATTTCATCGAAGTTATGGCTTGTCCTGGAGGTTGTATTGGTGGCGGTGGTCAACCAATCCCAACAACTAATGAGATCAGACAAAAACGTATTGATGCAATTTATGCTGAAGATATGGGTAAACCAATTCGTATGTCGCATGAAAATCCTGAGGTAGCTCAGATTTATGCTGAATACTTAAAGGTTCCACTTGGTGAAAAATCACATCATTTGTTACATACCAAGTACAGAAAAAGAAACAGATATTAA
- a CDS encoding NADH-quinone oxidoreductase subunit E, whose product MTNKPKKVDIIFSPYSVAPYKILKDTMKRTKEEIIAELISSGLRGRGGAGFPTGMKWKFAAEQKSSVKYVICNADEGEPGTFKDRKLLVEVPRKVISGMAICAWVTGATEGFIYLRREYKYLVNELQKEIDLFKVHSKEVGLNFNLQIFLGAGAYVCGEETALLESMEGKRGEPRNKPPYPIQDGFLGKPTVVNNVETFASASMVCRIGATEYKKFGTADQRGSKLFSISGDSPKEGVFELELGMSVEAFAAEFGDGDTKAVQVGGVAGFCVPRKDFAKAIIGDGNTTGGSTMIFNSSRSMYKVLHNYLDFYAEESCGQCTPCRIGCQQLLKGIEAVKKGEKPAEYLDQLLKLSESMRLTSKCGLGQSVTNSFSSIVTNFREEMIY is encoded by the coding sequence ATGACAAATAAACCAAAAAAAGTAGATATTATTTTCAGCCCATATTCAGTTGCGCCTTATAAGATTCTAAAAGATACTATGAAGCGTACAAAAGAAGAAATAATAGCAGAATTAATAAGTTCAGGTTTAAGAGGCAGAGGTGGAGCAGGCTTTCCAACAGGAATGAAGTGGAAATTTGCAGCTGAACAAAAAAGTAGTGTGAAATATGTTATCTGTAACGCTGATGAAGGCGAACCAGGTACTTTTAAAGATAGAAAACTTTTAGTTGAAGTTCCAAGAAAGGTTATTTCCGGAATGGCAATTTGTGCTTGGGTAACAGGTGCTACAGAAGGTTTCATATATTTAAGAAGAGAATATAAATATTTAGTAAATGAACTTCAAAAAGAAATTGATCTTTTTAAAGTACATTCAAAAGAAGTTGGATTAAATTTTAATCTTCAAATATTTTTAGGTGCAGGTGCTTATGTTTGCGGTGAAGAAACTGCTCTTCTTGAATCAATGGAAGGCAAAAGAGGCGAACCAAGAAATAAACCACCTTATCCAATTCAGGATGGATTCCTTGGAAAACCAACTGTTGTGAATAATGTTGAAACTTTTGCATCTGCATCAATGGTATGTAGAATTGGTGCTACTGAATATAAAAAATTCGGAACAGCTGACCAGAGAGGTTCAAAATTATTTTCAATTTCAGGTGATTCTCCAAAAGAAGGAGTTTTTGAACTAGAACTTGGAATGAGCGTTGAAGCATTTGCTGCCGAATTTGGTGATGGCGATACAAAAGCTGTTCAGGTAGGTGGTGTTGCTGGATTCTGTGTTCCAAGAAAAGATTTTGCAAAAGCTATTATCGGTGATGGAAACACAACCGGAGGTTCTACAATGATATTCAATAGTTCAAGATCTATGTACAAAGTGTTACATAATTATTTGGATTTTTATGCTGAAGAGTCATGCGGACAATGTACACCATGCAGAATAGGATGTCAACAATTATTAAAAGGAATTGAAGCTGTTAAAAAAGGCGAAAAACCTGCTGAATACTTAGATCAATTACTTAAACTATCCGAATCGATGAGATTAACTTCAAAATGCGGACTAGGACAGTCAGTAACAAATTCGTTCTCTTCAATTGTAACAAATTTTAGAGAAGAAATGATTTATTAA
- a CDS encoding NAD(P)H-dependent oxidoreductase subunit E, with the protein MADTKELITTLAKKHGVERKSLLPILQGIVEKENFLSKDSMLEVAKVLDISAAEVYGTASFFSFLDTKERGQYVVRVCKSMTCDMKGKEEILATIESVLKIKIGETTQDKKFSLLETNCLGLCDEGPAMLINDDYFVKLTPEKIREIFGRYIRNEI; encoded by the coding sequence ATGGCAGATACAAAAGAGCTAATTACAACTTTAGCTAAAAAGCACGGAGTTGAACGAAAAAGTTTACTTCCGATTCTACAGGGCATTGTTGAAAAAGAAAATTTTCTTTCAAAAGATTCAATGCTAGAAGTAGCAAAAGTTCTTGATATTTCCGCAGCGGAAGTATATGGAACAGCATCTTTCTTTTCATTTCTTGATACAAAGGAAAGAGGTCAGTATGTTGTTAGGGTTTGCAAGTCTATGACTTGTGATATGAAAGGTAAAGAAGAAATCCTTGCAACAATTGAAAGTGTGTTAAAAATTAAAATTGGAGAAACTACTCAAGACAAAAAGTTCTCTTTGTTAGAAACAAATTGCCTTGGACTTTGTGATGAAGGACCTGCAATGCTTATTAACGATGATTATTTTGTAAAATTAACACCTGAAAAAATTCGCGAAATTTTTGGAAGGTATATAAGAAACGAAATTTAA
- the mnmD gene encoding tRNA (5-methylaminomethyl-2-thiouridine)(34)-methyltransferase MnmD — translation MMQNKLSVIQTDDGSTSVYDLQFGENFHSTYGAIEESNHVYIVNGLKLFQKDELRILEVGFGTGLNCLLTIINKETNQRIYYNSIEKFPLSKEHIAKLNYSDKLKVSDKIFEKISNAEWDKQCEISDNFYLKKIKIDLLDFIPVDFYDIIYFDAFSPNAQPELWTTEIFKKLFYNLKQNGILTTYSSKGDVKRALRCAGFEVFRIDGPKGKRHILRALKK, via the coding sequence ATGATGCAAAATAAACTTTCAGTAATTCAGACAGATGATGGTTCAACATCCGTTTATGATTTACAGTTTGGAGAAAATTTTCATTCAACATATGGAGCTATTGAAGAATCTAATCATGTATATATTGTAAATGGATTAAAACTCTTTCAAAAAGATGAGTTAAGAATACTAGAAGTTGGATTTGGTACAGGATTAAATTGTTTGCTAACCATTATAAATAAAGAAACAAATCAGAGAATTTACTATAATTCAATAGAAAAATTTCCGCTAAGTAAAGAACATATTGCAAAACTTAATTATTCAGATAAGTTAAAAGTATCAGATAAAATTTTTGAAAAAATTTCGAATGCTGAATGGGATAAACAATGCGAAATATCTGATAATTTTTATCTTAAAAAAATAAAAATAGATTTGTTAGACTTCATACCAGTTGACTTTTATGATATTATTTATTTTGATGCATTCAGTCCAAATGCTCAACCAGAATTATGGACTACCGAAATATTCAAAAAACTGTTTTATAACCTTAAACAAAATGGAATATTAACAACATATTCATCAAAAGGTGATGTTAAGCGTGCTTTGCGTTGTGCTGGTTTTGAGGTGTTTCGTATTGATGGTCCTAAAGGTAAAAGGCATATATTAAGAGCATTAAAGAAATAA
- a CDS encoding glycosyltransferase family 2 protein codes for MDKLAVVILNWNGRELLEKFLPSVTRYSALPEVNVYVIDNGSNDDSVAFLNNVYPTVRIIKLKENFGFAGGYNKGLEQIEAKYFCLLNSDVEVTDGWLNSIISILDFNEQIAACQPKIRSYVNRDEFEYAGAAGGYIDKYGFAFCKGRLFNVYEKDNGQYNKSSHIFWATGACLFIRSEVYFNVGGLDFDFFAHMEEIDLCWRLNSRGYKIVYEPNSVVYHLGGATLSKTNPRKTYLNFRNNLYLLYKNLPSEKLFKIIFTRMVLDGIAAIKFLFSFEFANFWAVFKAHMSFYFSISKFKVKRNVNLKEMKVKDYNTIYNKSIVADFFFRKKKYFSDLHFNP; via the coding sequence GTGGATAAATTAGCTGTAGTAATTTTAAACTGGAATGGGCGTGAACTTTTAGAAAAGTTTTTGCCTTCTGTTACAAGATATTCTGCTTTACCCGAAGTTAATGTATATGTTATAGATAATGGAAGTAATGATGATTCTGTTGCATTTTTGAATAATGTTTATCCTACAGTCAGAATTATTAAATTAAAAGAAAATTTTGGTTTTGCTGGTGGATATAATAAGGGATTAGAACAGATTGAAGCAAAGTATTTTTGTTTATTAAATAGTGATGTTGAAGTTACAGACGGGTGGTTAAATTCAATAATTTCAATACTTGATTTTAACGAACAGATTGCGGCTTGTCAGCCTAAAATTAGGTCTTATGTAAATAGAGATGAATTTGAATATGCTGGTGCTGCGGGAGGTTATATAGATAAATATGGATTTGCATTTTGCAAAGGAAGGTTATTTAATGTCTATGAGAAGGACAATGGTCAGTACAATAAATCTTCTCATATTTTCTGGGCTACTGGTGCATGTTTATTTATTCGTTCTGAAGTTTATTTTAATGTAGGAGGGCTGGATTTTGATTTCTTTGCTCATATGGAAGAAATTGATTTATGTTGGAGATTAAATTCGAGAGGTTATAAAATAGTATATGAGCCAAATTCTGTAGTGTATCATTTAGGTGGTGCAACATTAAGCAAAACAAATCCACGTAAAACTTATTTGAATTTTAGAAATAATCTATATTTATTATATAAAAATCTTCCTTCTGAAAAATTATTTAAAATTATTTTTACAAGAATGGTTCTTGATGGCATTGCTGCCATTAAATTCTTATTTAGTTTCGAGTTTGCTAATTTTTGGGCAGTATTTAAAGCTCATATGAGTTTTTATTTTTCTATCAGTAAATTCAAGGTAAAAAGAAATGTGAATTTAAAAGAAATGAAAGTTAAAGATTACAATACTATATATAATAAAAGTATAGTTGCCGATTTCTTCTTTAGAAAAAAGAAATATTTTAGTGATTTGCACTTTAATCCATGA
- a CDS encoding GWxTD domain-containing protein, translated as MKKLGVFILLTLIYWQSKSSDLSVYYYYSPFYSAEVGNYIETYLTVVGNSAEFTKEENGKYKAMVEITMLFNQDGQVKEFRKYNLKSPEVNDTSSKPNFIDLQRINLKEGLYNFELKVKDLQNANSKEFVFHDIITIAHNPKEIQFSGVEYLEKFSPTKESNPLTRNGYDMVPYVADFYPSNIKNFAFYLEIYNTNVVFGEAQEFLLQYYIESISQQKPSAYYTRTKKQKAASVIPLMGEFSIDGLETGNYNFVIEIRNKENKVVSTKKSFFQRSNPKQKIQWENIDQVNVMQTFVEGITSVDTLLEYINELYPISDGADLTYAQNAIKSRDLSYMQKYFYAFWKAKNYSLPEEEWKKYKEQVDYVNKLYGSQIKKGYESDRGRVYLQYGAPNNTTQNNSSNNINPYEIWHYYIIDNQRDGVFLFYNPEIMGKDYTLIYSNAKKELCKPNITTLVDKLSRGKSSLSENSDWSARLKEDLRKEGIK; from the coding sequence ATGAAAAAGTTAGGGGTATTTATATTATTAACTTTGATATATTGGCAGTCAAAATCTTCTGATTTGTCTGTATATTATTATTATTCTCCATTTTATAGTGCTGAAGTTGGTAATTATATAGAAACCTATTTAACTGTTGTTGGAAATTCTGCCGAATTTACTAAAGAAGAAAATGGTAAGTATAAGGCAATGGTTGAGATTACTATGCTTTTTAATCAGGACGGACAAGTTAAAGAATTTAGAAAATACAATTTAAAAAGCCCTGAAGTAAATGATACAAGCTCAAAGCCAAATTTTATTGATTTGCAAAGAATTAATTTAAAAGAAGGTTTATATAATTTTGAATTAAAGGTTAAAGATTTACAAAATGCAAACTCAAAAGAATTTGTTTTTCACGATATTATTACAATTGCCCATAACCCAAAGGAGATTCAGTTTTCCGGTGTTGAATATTTAGAAAAATTTTCGCCTACTAAAGAATCAAATCCATTAACAAGAAATGGGTATGATATGGTTCCTTATGTTGCAGATTTTTACCCTTCAAATATAAAAAATTTTGCATTTTATTTAGAAATATATAATACCAATGTAGTTTTTGGTGAAGCACAGGAATTTTTATTACAATATTATATTGAATCAATTTCTCAGCAAAAGCCAAGTGCTTATTATACCAGAACAAAGAAACAAAAAGCAGCAAGTGTAATCCCTTTAATGGGTGAGTTCTCAATTGATGGTTTAGAAACCGGTAATTATAATTTTGTAATTGAAATCAGAAATAAAGAAAATAAAGTAGTCTCAACTAAGAAATCGTTTTTTCAAAGAAGTAATCCAAAACAAAAAATACAATGGGAAAATATTGACCAGGTAAATGTTATGCAAACATTTGTTGAGGGAATTACATCTGTTGATACTTTGTTAGAGTATATAAATGAATTGTATCCAATTTCTGATGGTGCAGATTTAACTTATGCTCAGAACGCAATAAAATCAAGAGATTTAAGCTATATGCAAAAATATTTTTATGCGTTTTGGAAAGCAAAAAATTATTCCCTCCCTGAAGAAGAATGGAAGAAGTATAAAGAGCAGGTTGATTATGTAAATAAGCTTTATGGATCGCAAATTAAAAAGGGATATGAATCTGATAGAGGAAGGGTTTATTTACAATATGGTGCACCTAATAATACTACTCAAAATAATTCGTCAAATAACATTAATCCATATGAAATTTGGCATTATTATATAATAGACAATCAGCGTGATGGAGTATTTCTTTTTTATAATCCCGAAATAATGGGTAAAGACTACACTTTAATATACTCAAATGCAAAGAAAGAACTCTGTAAACCCAATATAACTACCCTTGTGGATAAGTTATCAAGAGGGAAATCATCATTATCCGAAAATTCTGACTGGTCTGCAAGATTGAAAGAAGATTTAAGAAAAGAAGGAATAAAATAA
- a CDS encoding inositol monophosphatase, translated as MDLKTLCSKVCDLSRETGKFILNEKSKISADIIENKGMHDFVTYVDKTSEKKIIEGLKTYFPEAGFLAEENTVKQTNSEYTWVIDPLDGTTNYIHGLDPYAISIALMQKDEILLGVVYVVSNDECFYAWKDSKAYLNGKEISVSKRKTVSDSLIAIGFPYYDYERITAFLKSVDYFCHKSHGVRRLGSAATDLAYVACGRFETFYEYSLHPWDVAAGAIIVRQAGGKVCDFKGGDDFIFGKEIIATNNYVYNEFVDLVKNFMN; from the coding sequence ATGGATTTAAAAACATTGTGCAGTAAGGTTTGTGATTTGTCCAGAGAAACAGGAAAATTTATTCTAAATGAGAAATCTAAAATATCTGCTGATATCATAGAAAATAAGGGCATGCATGATTTTGTGACTTATGTTGACAAAACTTCCGAGAAAAAAATAATTGAAGGATTGAAAACATATTTTCCAGAAGCCGGTTTCTTAGCTGAAGAAAATACTGTTAAACAAACAAATTCGGAATACACATGGGTAATTGATCCTTTGGATGGTACGACAAATTATATTCACGGACTTGATCCTTACGCTATAAGCATCGCTTTAATGCAAAAAGATGAAATATTGTTAGGAGTTGTTTATGTTGTATCTAATGACGAATGTTTTTATGCCTGGAAAGATTCTAAAGCATATTTAAACGGAAAGGAAATTTCTGTATCAAAAAGAAAAACTGTTTCGGATAGTTTAATTGCAATTGGTTTCCCATATTATGATTATGAGAGAATTACAGCATTTTTAAAGTCAGTAGATTATTTCTGCCATAAAAGTCATGGGGTTCGCAGATTAGGAAGTGCTGCAACAGATCTTGCTTATGTTGCTTGTGGTCGCTTTGAGACATTTTATGAATATAGTCTTCATCCCTGGGATGTTGCTGCCGGTGCAATAATAGTGCGACAGGCGGGTGGAAAAGTCTGTGATTTTAAAGGAGGCGATGATTTTATTTTCGGGAAAGAAATTATAGCAACAAATAATTATGTATATAACGAGTTTGTTGACTTAGTTAAAAACTTCATGAATTAA
- the mtaB gene encoding tRNA (N(6)-L-threonylcarbamoyladenosine(37)-C(2))-methylthiotransferase MtaB, which yields MKIAFYTLGCKLNYAETSTLHRVAVEQGHEVVSFTSSADVYVINTCTVTGAADKKCRNIIRKAIKQQVGSKVIVTGCYAELNSNEISEIEGVSLIIGNSEKSKFVDYLNSITSLEDKVFDYSKPSHEFFAAYSIGDRTRSFLKVQDGCNYFCSYCTIPFARGRSRNAPIADLVKEAEIIASKGIREIVLTGINIGDFGHTTGESFLELIKSLNNVTGIERFRISSIEPDLLSTEIIEFVASSKKFMPHFHIPLQSGSDKILGLMKRKYDTNLFIDKVRTIHRIIPEVCIGIDVIVGFPGETDTDFNDTFEMLKSVDVAHFHVFSYSERENTLSSKMDNKVSDINKEKRSKILHKLSDDKKEIFYKRNIGKEVKVLFESRSKAGYMEGFTENYIKVEALANKELYNNVSNVKLLSYNSEKMIMNCEIIK from the coding sequence ATGAAAATTGCGTTTTATACACTTGGTTGTAAGTTAAATTATGCCGAAACTTCTACTCTTCACAGAGTTGCAGTGGAGCAGGGGCACGAAGTAGTTTCTTTTACCAGTTCAGCAGATGTTTATGTGATAAATACTTGTACTGTTACAGGGGCTGCTGATAAAAAATGTAGAAATATTATTCGTAAAGCAATTAAACAACAAGTAGGAAGTAAGGTAATAGTAACAGGCTGTTATGCCGAGTTGAATTCTAATGAAATTTCTGAAATTGAAGGTGTGAGCCTTATTATTGGGAATTCAGAAAAATCAAAATTTGTAGATTATTTAAATTCAATAACTTCTTTAGAAGATAAAGTATTTGATTATTCAAAACCAAGTCATGAATTTTTTGCAGCATATTCGATTGGCGACAGAACTCGTTCATTTTTAAAAGTTCAGGATGGCTGTAATTATTTTTGTTCATATTGTACTATCCCTTTTGCACGAGGAAGAAGTAGAAATGCTCCAATTGCTGATTTGGTAAAAGAAGCCGAGATAATTGCTTCAAAAGGAATTCGTGAGATTGTATTAACAGGAATTAATATCGGTGATTTTGGTCACACAACAGGTGAATCTTTTTTAGAACTAATTAAATCGCTGAACAATGTTACAGGAATAGAAAGATTTAGAATTTCTTCAATTGAGCCTGATTTACTTTCTACCGAGATAATTGAATTTGTTGCTTCTTCAAAAAAGTTTATGCCACATTTTCATATTCCGCTGCAATCGGGTTCTGATAAGATTTTGGGGTTAATGAAAAGAAAATATGATACAAATTTATTTATTGATAAAGTAAGAACAATTCACAGAATTATTCCGGAAGTGTGTATTGGTATTGATGTTATTGTTGGATTCCCTGGAGAAACTGATACAGACTTTAATGATACCTTTGAAATGCTAAAATCAGTTGATGTCGCGCATTTTCATGTGTTCTCATATTCTGAACGTGAAAATACTTTGTCGTCAAAAATGGATAATAAAGTAAGTGATATTAACAAAGAGAAAAGGAGTAAAATTCTTCATAAATTATCTGATGATAAAAAAGAAATATTTTATAAAAGAAATATTGGGAAGGAAGTGAAAGTATTGTTTGAGAGTAGGAGTAAAGCTGGTTATATGGAAGGGTTTACCGAAAATTATATTAAAGTTGAAGCATTGGCAAATAAAGAATTGTATAATAACGTGTCTAATGTTAAACTTCTTAGTTACAATAGTGAAAAAATGATTATGAATTGTGAAATTATTAAATAA